In one window of Miscanthus floridulus cultivar M001 chromosome 12, ASM1932011v1, whole genome shotgun sequence DNA:
- the LOC136497847 gene encoding protein ANTAGONIST OF LIKE HETEROCHROMATIN PROTEIN 1-like, with protein sequence MSTCPIQHDTRRRGRHIHLPRKAPRFPLPPCHELQTCKAHVVVRPEAKGEPSSAQRARSRTPECRASAASPVHCSHSHLSPSPLLSSSSPKPAKNNYHLPTTRGARARLPRMVASGRKRSRRAPIAAPSSPPPPPPPAPQSPPQLTSLLALLASSVTLALRFASDRDLLLRPSQTLALDPLLLSAARAVSRLLAQLPLHLQTLTLTSLSLSPPTPSPPLPSSWFLRLLSSPSLPDSAWRDAFRMSKPAFFQLLHALALPAPAASSSSSSLALPPDHKLGAALFRLAHAAPARVVARRFGLPSPAVAARAFYEVCRAIAERLAVLLDLAAPDRIARAVPGFCALSLPNCCGALGYARFGEVAIAQALVDAEGRFLDVSVGWDPEMAPAEILPRTKLYTSQSMVLANAPQGELIGGSVPRYFLGPACCPLLPWLVTPYKHVVDATDDLSKESIFNHVHAHGQQVVKNAFGRVRTRWRLLEECWKGECQEALPYVVVAGCLLHNFLLQCGEPMTAEIQRNADADAFVDFEGEKDKEGERIRDVLAAHLSLVSRNQ encoded by the coding sequence ATGTCCACATGCCCCATCCAACACGATACACGACGACGTGGCCGTCACATCCATCTCCCGAGGAAAGCACCCCGTTTCCCACTGCCACCGTGCCACGAGCTGCAAACCTGCAAAGCCCATGTCGTCGTCAGGCCCGAGGCGAAGGGGGAGCCCAGCTCTGCCCAACGAGCTCGCTCGCGCACCCCAGAGTGCAGGGCGAGTGCAGCCAGTCCAGTCCACTGCTCCCACTCCCACCTGTCGCCGTCGCCACTGCTATCGTCCAGCTCCCCGAAACCCGCAAAAAACAACTACCACCTCCCCACTACGCGCGGCGCGCGCGCTCGCCTCCCGAGGATGGTCGCCTCCGGCCGCAAGCGCTCCCGCCGCGCGCCCATTGCCGCGCCATcgtctccaccgcctccgccgccgccggctccgCAGTCGCCGCCGCAGCTGACGTCGCTGCTGGCGCTGCTTGCCTCGTCCGTCACCCTGGCACTGCGGTTTGCGTCCGACCGCGACCTCCTGCTGCGCCCGTCCCAGACGCTGGCGCTGGACCCGCTCCTCCTCTCCGCGGCGCGCGCCGTGTCCCGCCTCCTGGCGCAGCTCCCGCTCCACCTCCAGACGCTCACGCTCACATCCCTCTCGCTGTCCCCGcccacgccgtcgccgccgctgccctcctcctggttcctccgcctcctctcctccccttccctcccGGACTCCGCCTGGCGCGACGCGTTCCGCATGTCCAAGCCCGCTTTCTTCCAGCTCCTCCACGCCCTCGCGCTCCCGGCGCCCgccgcctcgtcctcgtcctcgtccctcGCGCTGCCGCCCGACCACAAGCTCGGCGCCGCACTGTTCCGcctcgcccacgccgcgcccgcgcGCGTCGTGGCGCGCCGCTTCGGCCTCCCGTCCCCCGCCGTCGCCGCGCGCGCCTTCTACGAGGTCTGCCGCGCGATCGCCGAGCGCCTCGCCGTGCTGCTCGACCTCGCCGCGCCCGACCGGATCGCGCGCGCCGTGCCGGGGTTCTGCGCACTCTCGCTGCCCAACTGCTGCGGCGCGCTCGGGTACGCGCGGTTCGGGGAGGTGGCCATCGCGCAGGCGCTGGTCGACGCCGAGGGCCGCTTCCTCGACGTCTCCGTCGGGTGGGACCCGGAGATGGCGCCGGCGGAGATCCTCCCGCGGACGAAGCTGTACACCTCCCAGTCCATGGTGCTCGCCAATGCGCCTCAGGGCGAGCTCATCGGTGGCTCGGTGCCGCGCTACTTCTTGGGGCCTGCTTGCTGCCCGCTGCTCCCCTGGCTTGTGACACCGTACAAGCATGTGGTGGATGCCACTGATGACTTATCCAAAGAGAGCATCTTCAACCATGTGCACGCGCACGGACAGCAGGTGGTGAAGAATGCCTTTGGCCGTGTGCGGACACGGTGGCGGCTTCTGGAGGAATGCTGGAAGGGCGAGTGCCAAGAGGCACTGCCGTATGTTGTGGTTGCTGGTTGTCTGCTCCACAATTTTCTCCTCCAATGCGGCGAGCCGATGACTGCAGAGATTCAACGGAATGCTGATGCTGATGCGTTTGTGGACTTTGAGGGTGAGAAGGATAAGGAGGGGGAGAGAATCAGGGATGTTCTTGCTGCACATCTCAGCTTGGTAAGCCGAAATCAGTGA